Below is a window of bacterium DNA.
CGTTGGCAGCGCGGCATTGATGCCGTGACCGCCCTGGCGGTGCTGGCGGCGACGTCCATCGCCGTCGGCGGCACGGCACTCGTCGAAATCCCATGGCCCTCAGCCTCCTCGTCCCGACGCGCCGCGTGCGATTGTCGGAGCCGGCGAAACATTGATTCGAGCTAGAGATTGCGGTTCCATTGGGCGTAGCCGAAACGGACCATCTGAAAAACGGGTACGGTCCGCTGGGAGTTTCATCCTGCTGCGGTGCAAAGTTCCACCGGGACAGCGGCGTGCGCTGCAGTTGTTGCGTCGAAAGTACCATCAGTACGATACGACTCCAGGATCGCTTGATGCTCCTAATCGTCCCGCACAGAATCACATCGTGGCGCGCCGACACGCGATCACGTAGTCCGCGGCCCAGCTGACTCCCAGGTGATGGGTGCAATAGCCGACAAACGATACGGCGGGCCTCCTCCAAGACTCTGACAATGTCGCTTTCGAAGTGTACCCCACCGCCCTCCTCGGACCCGACAAAATGGCCGTGCTACGCGCTTCTGGCGGGCAAATGGCGCGTTTCTGAAGCTTCTGGGTATTGCATCGGTAATGAAACCGGACCCGCGCTTCCTGGACATGACGAACTGGCAATTGATCGAGATGGCCGCCTCGCTCCGGTGCCAGTTGCACAAACACAAGGATGCTGGCGACGCGGGCCTGCGGGACGCGATCAATCGGGAGCTTTGGCGGCGCAAGCAGGTCGACGCTACGTTGATGAGATTGTGCCTGGGCGTGATCTGAGCATCATCAAGAGGAGAACGGGCTGGGGATGAGAAACCCCGACCCGTCCAGCGCGATCCTGCGGTGCTGCGAAAGGATCGGGTTGCAGAGCCTTGTTCGGACATGGATCCGACCTCACGACTCGAAGAGGCGCCGAGTGCTATACTTCGAATGTCCTCCAGTTGGCCGACGCTTATGCCGATCTCTAGCTCGCATCCTAAACGGAACGCCTCTCCCCACTGGAGTTGCTGTATCCACTCGTAATATTTGGAGGACATACCCAATGATGATCGTCAGTCCTGCTTCCAACGCCATCGCACCGGGCCCGCAGAGCGAGTTTGCCCAGCTCCTCCGCGACGTCCGTCAGGCCCTGTCCCTCACTCGCACGCAGGTTGCCCGCGCCACCGGGCTGAGCCTGTTCATCATCGCCGGGGCAGAAAACGGCACCATCCCCCACCTTCATCCGTACCTCCCAATGCTCGCTCGTGGCTACAGGCTAGATGAATACATGGTCCACCGAGTGGGGGGCTCGACTGACGGTACCGTCTGAAAGGCCTCAATCTACGAGCCATGGACGGACTCAGTTGCAGAGATAGCGATCTACGAGTAGTCTCGCTGGCGTCACATTGCTGAAGCCCGAAGTCGCTAGCCGGCAGTCTGCGACCGGCGAAGCATGACGACGGATCAAACGGCGCTCTTGCTGGGTGCCGGTGCACTCGCCGGCATGGTCGGGTCGGCCGGTGGGATCTTCTCGCTGATCTCTTACCCGGCGCTGTTGGCGGTCGGGATCCCGGCACTGCCGGCAAATGTAACAAATGCTGTCGCCGCCGTCGCAATTTGGCCTGGT
It encodes the following:
- a CDS encoding helix-turn-helix transcriptional regulator, whose amino-acid sequence is MMIVSPASNAIAPGPQSEFAQLLRDVRQALSLTRTQVARATGLSLFIIAGAENGTIPHLHPYLPMLARGYRLDEYMVHRVGGSTDGTV